A genomic stretch from Algoriphagus halophilus includes:
- a CDS encoding helix-turn-helix domain-containing protein, translated as MPIIINLDVMLAKRKMQSKELAEAIDITLANLSILKTGKAKAIKLSTLEKICEVLQCQPGDLLEFIPEK; from the coding sequence ATGCCAATTATTATTAACCTAGACGTCATGCTAGCCAAGCGAAAGATGCAATCCAAAGAATTGGCAGAAGCGATTGATATTACATTGGCAAATCTGTCCATCCTAAAAACGGGAAAAGCAAAAGCTATCAAGCTCTCTACTTTAGAAAAAATTTGCGAGGTTCTTCAATGTCAGCCTGGAGACCTACTTGAATTCATCCCTGAAAAATAA
- a CDS encoding DUF2975 domain-containing protein, with product MNRNSVLKMAEICANVLGVVLLILIGLELAFLVLALFTPELVSQWIQIKSDGTVLFSTEPENNQLQFNHWLIGLIFLLMIFQTFLFWKITKASLLIIRSIENFDTFNIQNATALRKLGNLVLILFALQLIKFLPQTGGGFDIKIGIEFGTLLMALIFYILSEVFREGNKLQEEQNLTI from the coding sequence ATGAATAGAAATTCAGTTTTAAAGATGGCAGAGATTTGCGCCAACGTATTGGGTGTTGTTCTTTTGATCTTAATCGGCTTGGAGCTAGCTTTTCTGGTTTTGGCCTTGTTCACCCCAGAATTAGTAAGTCAATGGATTCAAATTAAATCAGACGGTACCGTTTTATTTTCTACAGAACCTGAAAACAATCAACTTCAATTCAACCATTGGTTAATTGGTCTTATTTTCCTTCTCATGATTTTTCAAACATTTCTTTTTTGGAAAATCACCAAGGCATCGCTACTCATTATTCGATCCATTGAGAACTTTGACACCTTCAATATTCAAAATGCCACCGCTCTACGAAAATTAGGCAATCTAGTGCTCATTCTTTTTGCTCTACAATTGATTAAGTTTCTCCCTCAGACTGGAGGGGGATTTGACATAAAAATTGGAATCGAATTTGGAACGCTGCTTATGGCACTGATATTTTACATATTATCGGAGGTCTTTAGGGAAGGAAATAAATTACAGGAAGAACAAAACCTAACTATCTGA
- a CDS encoding alpha/beta hydrolase family protein: MSAKSTIKNKALSIIGVLVLLMFSLSIMAFKSAKIPAPSGDYSVGSVELEFQDPNREGRKLKVILFYPAAEIHQETIPYHPYPDSLEKDLKSLYGIPKILIKKLSRSTIPTKNLAKPQKSDSGFPLLLFSHGFNGSRFQNSFLLPDLASHGYVVASIEHTGSAAGTVFEDLSIGGLTPFDSVTQNEPYSDREILKWSDDQIFVLNQLEKLTNESLVPFPLMINFKKIGVFGHSFGGATSANTLIRDKRFLAGINLDGFYFGKGHLEGFEQPFMEIRADNPPAETMSEKDLKEWKMTQEEYHDFLFVEWKLRLEGLARGGYESYVIEGANHMSFSDFTLMFPMGFITAPQRENHHEVTRQLVRNFFDVHLKGEEKKELDSKLKSLVLTQSE, translated from the coding sequence ATGTCAGCAAAATCAACAATCAAAAACAAAGCATTATCTATTATAGGAGTCCTTGTACTACTAATGTTTAGTCTGAGTATAATGGCTTTTAAATCTGCCAAAATCCCCGCCCCATCAGGAGACTATTCAGTTGGCTCTGTTGAACTGGAGTTCCAAGATCCAAATCGAGAAGGAAGGAAACTAAAGGTCATTCTTTTCTATCCGGCAGCAGAAATTCATCAAGAGACTATTCCTTATCATCCCTATCCGGATTCTCTGGAAAAGGATCTTAAATCCCTCTATGGAATCCCCAAAATCCTGATCAAAAAACTCAGTCGATCCACAATACCGACCAAAAATTTGGCAAAACCCCAAAAGTCTGATTCAGGCTTCCCATTACTACTATTCTCACATGGCTTCAATGGAAGTCGCTTTCAAAACAGTTTTCTTCTCCCTGATTTGGCTTCTCATGGTTATGTAGTAGCTAGTATCGAGCATACAGGTTCAGCGGCAGGAACTGTCTTTGAAGATTTAAGTATAGGAGGACTGACTCCTTTTGATTCGGTTACGCAAAATGAACCCTACAGTGATCGAGAAATTCTCAAGTGGAGCGATGATCAGATTTTTGTTTTGAACCAATTAGAAAAATTGACAAATGAAAGCCTAGTTCCTTTTCCTCTCATGATAAACTTTAAAAAAATCGGTGTCTTCGGTCATTCCTTTGGTGGAGCTACTTCTGCAAACACTTTGATTCGGGATAAACGATTTTTAGCCGGAATCAATCTGGATGGGTTTTACTTTGGAAAAGGTCATTTAGAAGGCTTTGAGCAGCCTTTCATGGAGATTCGTGCAGACAACCCTCCTGCAGAAACCATGAGTGAAAAAGATCTGAAGGAATGGAAAATGACCCAAGAAGAATATCATGACTTTTTATTCGTAGAATGGAAATTAAGGCTGGAGGGATTAGCAAGAGGTGGTTACGAAAGCTATGTTATTGAAGGAGCCAATCACATGAGTTTTTCAGATTTTACACTTATGTTCCCAATGGGCTTTATAACTGCTCCTCAACGAGAAAATCATCATGAAGTCACCCGCCAATTGGTCAGAAACTTTTTTGATGTACACCTAAAGGGGGAAGAGAAAAAAGAACTTGACTCAAAATTGAAATCTCTAGTCTTAACCCAGTCAGAATAA
- a CDS encoding AraC family transcriptional regulator: MQEILAIGFFQGLILSSLLFLKSLQNKNFTWLMGFFVLLISAFIAGPLLNQWIGEPWGSFLVDPLFLLIGPSFYGYILLLSRPEKEKSLKFHTLAFFLYLPLLAFFALKVYKTQADPQSLQLIYSSGFAVGLGILKFAHLLIYVGLSFWELRNHQDRIQKIFSNLKGKDLLWVRYILISFLALSLISFGFYLFALQNPNWQKEITFFNLILLSAFLISLTFYSFHQKSIFDFRFKFKEIQFSWTAEKENPKYEKSGLKEYEVAKINQKIDQWIQNKGYLDPEVNLGVMADAIGVSPYRISEVLGKYRKTSFYDLINSHRIREIQQALSDPNYAHLTILGIAFEFGFNAKSTFNTAFKKFTGMSPSEFKRSNH; this comes from the coding sequence ATGCAGGAAATTCTTGCCATAGGATTTTTTCAGGGATTGATTTTAAGTTCCCTTTTGTTTCTTAAATCCCTTCAAAACAAGAATTTCACTTGGTTGATGGGATTTTTTGTGTTGTTAATTTCTGCTTTTATTGCTGGTCCACTTTTGAATCAATGGATAGGTGAACCTTGGGGATCTTTTCTGGTAGACCCTTTATTTCTTTTAATTGGCCCATCTTTCTACGGATATATTTTATTGCTCTCAAGACCAGAAAAAGAAAAAAGTCTCAAATTTCACACCTTAGCATTCTTTCTTTATTTACCACTATTAGCATTTTTTGCCTTAAAAGTTTATAAGACGCAAGCAGATCCTCAATCACTTCAACTAATCTATAGTTCAGGGTTTGCTGTTGGATTGGGAATTCTCAAGTTTGCTCATTTATTGATTTATGTGGGTTTAAGTTTTTGGGAACTAAGAAACCATCAAGATCGAATCCAAAAAATATTTTCTAATCTAAAAGGAAAGGACCTTCTTTGGGTAAGGTATATTCTGATTTCTTTTTTAGCTCTTAGTTTGATTTCCTTCGGTTTTTATCTTTTTGCACTACAGAATCCCAACTGGCAGAAAGAGATTACTTTTTTCAATTTGATATTACTTTCAGCTTTTTTAATCTCCCTGACTTTTTATTCTTTTCATCAGAAGAGCATTTTCGACTTTAGGTTCAAGTTTAAAGAAATACAATTCTCTTGGACTGCGGAAAAAGAAAATCCAAAGTATGAGAAAAGCGGATTAAAAGAATATGAAGTTGCCAAAATCAATCAAAAAATTGATCAATGGATTCAAAATAAGGGATACCTTGATCCCGAAGTAAACTTAGGCGTTATGGCTGATGCCATTGGAGTTTCACCTTATCGCATTTCAGAAGTACTTGGGAAATACAGAAAAACCTCCTTTTACGACCTGATCAATTCTCATAGAATCCGCGAAATTCAGCAAGCCCTTTCTGATCCAAACTATGCACATTTAACCATTTTGGGGATTGCTTTTGAGTTTGGATTCAATGCCAAGTCTACTTTTAACACGGCCTTTAAAAAATTTACTGGCATGAGTCCTTCCGAATTCAAAAGGTCAAATCACTGA
- a CDS encoding MotA/TolQ/ExbB proton channel family protein translates to MVINSPTSFENSEMLINHWISYHSTFGFGSLNKTTEDANDYFDEHTLILNNANFRHYLTLPSVFVGIGILGTFVGLVVGISSFDLSSSSTIKDSISILLGGMSTAFYTSIAGMFTSIFFNLFEKYQFHSVYKKIKNLANGLNEEFRISKIELEKHQAQSQLALIQEAFGFQDEDGNFIKPNLVFSTIYRELQESTRALKSFSTDLANSIEATQAIIMEEFDQSFQKAFKETLLPVIQKLDAAVEALKNEKTSTNEHLISSTIEKLEKSMKEMIESFKEEISGNAKSELDNMLKTLSASSETLSNLPRLLNSFDESLKVTTAKFETIVEGTLERERINNVENDKRIKERNEDAQKIHSGALDVITKVTEFIEGFAEEAEKMSSSIKDYNYLIEKITETGDNLQSSSEKLSQSVQLNNEYNLRTAETNRQLTENFQKQLEEITRLNHDHLKNYELIQESITEVFKGIDEGLNNYRSHTVQTLNDYLGEFSNKLSKASIALSGSIDELNEGLDGLNEIFGKIRQ, encoded by the coding sequence GTGGTAATCAACTCACCTACTTCATTTGAAAATTCGGAAATGCTAATAAACCATTGGATATCATATCATTCCACATTTGGTTTTGGATCATTAAATAAAACAACCGAAGATGCAAATGACTATTTTGATGAGCATACACTTATCCTAAACAATGCAAATTTTAGACACTATTTAACCCTGCCTAGTGTTTTTGTTGGGATAGGCATTCTTGGAACTTTTGTTGGATTGGTAGTCGGGATAAGTTCATTTGACCTTTCTAGTTCTAGTACTATTAAAGACAGTATTTCAATTTTATTGGGAGGGATGTCAACAGCATTTTACACTTCCATTGCTGGAATGTTTACATCTATATTTTTTAATCTATTTGAAAAATATCAATTCCATTCAGTTTATAAAAAGATAAAAAATCTTGCAAATGGATTAAATGAAGAATTCAGAATTTCCAAAATTGAACTGGAAAAGCATCAAGCCCAAAGCCAGTTAGCTTTAATTCAAGAGGCATTTGGATTTCAAGATGAAGATGGAAATTTCATCAAACCTAATCTAGTATTTTCGACTATCTATCGGGAATTGCAAGAATCAACCAGAGCACTTAAAAGTTTCTCTACTGATTTAGCGAATAGTATTGAGGCTACTCAGGCAATTATCATGGAAGAATTTGATCAAAGTTTCCAAAAAGCATTTAAAGAAACCCTTTTGCCGGTTATTCAAAAATTAGATGCAGCTGTAGAAGCATTAAAAAATGAAAAGACTTCGACGAATGAACATTTGATTAGTTCTACTATTGAAAAGCTTGAAAAATCAATGAAAGAAATGATAGAATCTTTTAAGGAGGAAATTTCTGGAAATGCCAAGTCCGAATTGGATAATATGCTGAAAACCTTGTCTGCTTCATCAGAAACTCTTTCCAACTTACCTAGACTCCTAAACTCATTCGATGAAAGTTTAAAAGTGACGACTGCAAAATTCGAAACTATTGTGGAGGGAACTTTAGAAAGAGAAAGAATAAATAATGTAGAAAATGATAAGCGGATAAAGGAGAGAAACGAAGATGCACAAAAAATCCATTCTGGAGCCTTGGATGTTATTACTAAAGTAACTGAGTTCATAGAAGGATTTGCAGAAGAAGCTGAAAAAATGTCTTCATCAATTAAAGATTATAATTACCTAATAGAAAAAATAACTGAGACAGGAGATAATTTACAATCTAGCTCTGAAAAACTATCTCAATCAGTTCAACTCAATAATGAGTACAATTTAAGGACAGCAGAAACTAACAGACAACTTACTGAGAATTTCCAAAAGCAACTGGAGGAAATTACTAGATTAAATCATGATCATCTAAAGAACTACGAATTAATTCAAGAATCTATAACGGAAGTCTTTAAAGGTATAGATGAAGGATTAAACAATTATCGGTCTCACACTGTCCAGACATTAAATGATTACTTGGGGGAATTTTCCAATAAACTCTCAAAAGCCTCGATTGCTTTGTCTGGAAGCATTGATGAATTGAATGAAGGTCTTGATGGCCTAAATGAAATTTTCGGAAAAATTAGGCAATAA
- a CDS encoding OmpA family protein — protein sequence MAALLLVFVLILSAILLELEETKEKQNLVITEYKNLKNEIYEKLYEEFKDDLGKWGAELERSNLSFKFNEPDVLFSTNSSVLKTEFKEILSDFFPRYISVLRRDEFIESIEEIRIEGHTSSEWIYNASEDYAYVENMRLSQDRTRSTLNFVLEQITNENARQWTKSLITANGLSSSQLIVNEDGTENKQASRRVEFRVRTDAEKRIDELLKIIDE from the coding sequence ATGGCTGCACTTCTTCTTGTTTTTGTTTTAATTCTGTCAGCTATCCTTTTGGAGTTGGAAGAAACCAAAGAGAAACAAAACTTGGTGATAACAGAGTATAAGAATCTCAAAAATGAAATATATGAGAAACTATACGAAGAATTTAAAGATGATTTAGGAAAGTGGGGAGCTGAGTTAGAAAGGTCAAATTTGTCCTTTAAATTCAATGAACCAGATGTGCTGTTTTCCACAAATAGTTCAGTTTTGAAAACGGAATTCAAGGAGATTCTCTCAGATTTTTTTCCAAGGTATATTTCTGTTCTTAGAAGGGATGAGTTCATAGAAAGTATCGAGGAAATAAGAATTGAAGGTCATACTTCTAGTGAATGGATTTATAATGCCTCTGAGGATTATGCATATGTTGAAAACATGAGGTTGTCACAAGACAGAACTAGGTCCACATTGAATTTTGTCTTGGAACAAATTACAAATGAAAATGCAAGACAATGGACAAAATCTTTGATTACTGCAAATGGGCTTTCATCAAGTCAATTAATTGTAAATGAGGATGGAACTGAAAATAAACAAGCTTCAAGGCGAGTTGAGTTTAGGGTAAGAACGGATGCTGAAAAAAGAATAGATGAGCTTCTAAAAATAATTGATGAATGA
- a CDS encoding EH signature domain-containing protein, producing MDGIFSKLKSLSSSGIPKFEISEYTIRKLQESNKNLDNILQNSGRMGQPKVDHYKQVLTYFHDIEYRDRYFTNSLSIKRLCWALDYTDEEFPESILEKGQLVLALEYIDKYFSSSCITALIFILFNNWQSSKVDFLRDYLRNRIIAEKNERPKLKYYRENIDYLCQKNGPVRWSQNSFKSLQGKIDLFFESNPYISYAKGTQYFKLFLIEMFENTVRNATLDDRGNWKGILDFAKENFERNLPKYFVSSEIVRFKDEIKGSTFQDVIKNEAFEFIGDPGKESNWVLPSSEFTTYQIQVVQEARQILNVWINESLVDLFFSEVVEDLPRKRFWMNYVSNMTTVDIFLSIQKLEEIFLDSRVENGMEQRFGVLSSGGSTSSVIIFTIKKYRFVLAGSLAGGALYVHPNTSNIYPRIEELRNEWPVLGRRLRRLDRGLLIHSYLRNLISENGNYLYFENEGRMVHTGNWQYRLRKWMNKKVE from the coding sequence ATGGATGGGATTTTTTCAAAACTCAAATCGTTAAGTAGTTCTGGGATTCCAAAGTTTGAAATTTCAGAATATACAATTAGAAAGCTTCAAGAGTCTAATAAAAATTTGGATAACATCCTTCAGAATTCAGGAAGGATGGGGCAACCTAAAGTGGATCACTACAAGCAGGTGTTAACTTATTTCCATGATATCGAATATAGAGATAGGTATTTCACAAATTCTTTATCAATTAAAAGACTTTGCTGGGCTCTAGATTACACAGACGAGGAATTCCCAGAATCTATACTTGAAAAAGGTCAATTGGTTTTAGCATTAGAATATATTGATAAATATTTTTCTAGTTCATGTATAACAGCTCTGATTTTTATTCTTTTCAATAATTGGCAAAGTTCAAAAGTGGATTTTCTCAGAGATTATTTGAGAAATAGAATCATTGCAGAAAAAAATGAGCGTCCAAAGCTCAAATATTACCGTGAAAACATTGATTATCTCTGCCAAAAGAATGGACCAGTTAGATGGTCACAAAATTCTTTCAAATCACTTCAAGGAAAAATTGATTTGTTTTTTGAATCCAATCCATATATATCATACGCAAAAGGAACTCAATATTTCAAGTTGTTCTTAATTGAAATGTTTGAAAATACAGTAAGAAATGCAACTTTAGATGATAGAGGAAACTGGAAAGGAATATTAGACTTTGCTAAAGAAAATTTTGAAAGAAATTTACCCAAATACTTTGTTTCATCCGAGATTGTCAGATTTAAAGATGAAATAAAAGGGTCCACTTTTCAAGATGTCATTAAAAACGAAGCCTTCGAGTTTATAGGCGATCCAGGTAAAGAATCTAATTGGGTTTTACCCTCATCGGAATTCACTACATACCAAATTCAAGTAGTTCAGGAAGCAAGACAAATTTTAAATGTCTGGATAAATGAGTCCTTAGTAGATTTGTTTTTTTCTGAAGTAGTCGAGGATTTACCCAGAAAGAGATTCTGGATGAATTACGTTTCAAATATGACTACAGTTGATATTTTCCTTTCAATTCAGAAGCTTGAGGAGATTTTTTTAGATAGTAGGGTCGAAAATGGAATGGAACAAAGATTTGGAGTCCTTTCCTCAGGAGGTAGTACTAGTAGTGTTATTATTTTTACCATTAAAAAATATCGATTCGTTTTAGCTGGAAGTTTGGCAGGTGGAGCATTATACGTTCATCCAAATACTAGCAACATATATCCAAGAATTGAAGAACTGAGAAATGAATGGCCAGTGTTGGGAAGACGACTTAGAAGATTGGATAGGGGGCTTTTAATTCATAGTTATCTTCGAAATTTGATTTCTGAAAATGGCAATTACCTCTATTTTGAAAATGAAGGAAGGATGGTCCATACAGGAAATTGGCAATACCGATTAAGAAAATGGATGAATAAAAAGGTTGAATAA